From Quercus lobata isolate SW786 chromosome 1, ValleyOak3.0 Primary Assembly, whole genome shotgun sequence, one genomic window encodes:
- the LOC115955905 gene encoding uncharacterized protein LOC115955905 — MGNNRGEFFVKSAYHVAHGLIKAKDDVEYSMGDPLKPLWKNLRRLNLPAKVKIFAWRACVNELPTKEKICTRGITTSNECPICGKELETVHHALLYCDFVNLVWNFWSEFPQMIHRNKWTFHDSALYILAHKPPTDLEMFLTAAWAIWFNRNKVTHDDKCSSPSQTWQMAKNLVEELNDAVNIDLFMPRPSHQAGWSPPPPSVFKVNVEGSSFNLEESSSVGVIIRDCKGQTVAAFCKPLQSHYTTDLVEVFAMEQGILLAQELQLSKVMFECDALSVINAINESAFGTPHGHIIQDISHAHQSFVFCSFRHLNRAFNGVAHALARFARCNRTVHLWKGVTPSFLDPIVQADMQH; from the coding sequence ATGGGGAACAACCGGGgtgaattttttgtaaaaagtgCGTACCATGTTGCCCATGGCTTGATTAAAGCAAAGGATGATGTGGAATACTCCATGGGGGACCCACTCAAGCCTCTTTGGAAGAACCTTCGGCGCCTCAATCTTCCTGCAAAGGTTAAAATCTTTGCGTGGAGGGCCTGTGTCAACGAGCTGCCAACAAAGGAAAAGATTTGCACTCGAGGCATCACTACTAGCAATGAATGTCCAATATGTGGTAAGGAACTTGAAACCGTCCATCATGCTCTGCTCTATTGTGATTTTGTTAATCTGGTTTGGAATTTCTGGTCTGAGTTTCCGCAGATGATCCATAGGAACAAATGGACTTTCCATGATTCGGCCTTATACATTTTAGCCCACAAACCTCCCACTGATTTGGAGATGTTCCTCACTGCTGCTTGGGCAATTTGGTTCAACAGAAACAAAGTTACACATGATGATAAATGCTCTTCTCCCTCTCAGACTTGGCAGATGGCCAAAAACTTAGTTGAGGAGCTCAATGACGCGGTAAATATTGACTTATTCATGCCTAGACCCTCTCACCAAGCTGGCTGGTCTCCTCCTCCACCCAGTGTCTTTAAAGTCAATGTTGAGGGGTCTTCATTCAATCTTGAAGAGTCATCCAGCGTTGGAGTCATCATCAGGGACTGCAAAGGCCAAACCGTTGCTGCCTTCTGTAAGCCTCTTCAGTCCCATTACACGACTGATCTGGTGGAGGTGTTTGCAATGGAGCAAGGTATCTTGCTTGCTCAAGAGTTACAACTCTCCAAGGTTATGTTTGAATGTGATGCTCTCTCAGTGATCAATGCCATCAATGAATCTGCCTTTGGAACCCCTCACGGACATATTATTCAGGACATTTCTCATGCTCATCAATCCTTTGTTTTCTGCTCCTTCAGGCACCTCAATCGGGCTTTTAATGGTGTTGCCCATGCGCTGGCCCGGTTTGCCCGTTGTAATAGGACTGTCCACTTGTGGAAAGGGGTTACCCCTTCTTTTCTAGATCCTATTGTACAAGCTGATATGCAGCATTAA